From Erythrobacter sp. YJ-T3-07:
GTGTTCTTCGTCACCCAGAACCCGATCGACATTCCCGATGCGGTGGGCGGACAGATCGGCAACCGCGTGCAGCACGCGCTGCGCGCCTTCACCCCGCGCGACCAGAAGGCGATCAAGGCGGCCGCCCAGACCTTCCGGATCAACGCCGATCTCGACGTGGCGCAGGCGATTACCGAGCTGAAGACGGGCGAGGCGCTTGTCTCCACGCTGGGCGAGGATGGCGCGCCTTCGGTCGTCCAGCGCACGCTGATCAAGCCGCCGCAGAGCCGCCTCGGTCCGCTGTCGGCGGGCGAGCGTGCGGTGATTCTCGGCGCGAGCCCGCAGGCGGGCAAGTACGATACGCCGGTGGATCGCGAGAGTGCGGCGGAAGTGATCGCGCAGAAGATGGTGGATGCCGCCGAGACCGCCGCCGAGGTCGAGGAGAAGGGCGAAGCCGAGGTGCGCAAGCGGGAGCGCAAGAGCACCAGTATCTGGGGCAAGGCGATCTCGCGCGGCACCAAGGTTGCGGCGGGCTCTGCCGCAGGAATGGCCGCGCGCACCGTGCTGGGCAAGAAGTCGCGCGCCAATCCAATGGCCTCGGGCGTCACCTCGGCTGCGGGTTCGATCGCGACCGATCTGGCAGGGCCGGTGGTCGGCAGCTTCGTGCGCAACCTCGTCGGCGGGTTGATGCGTTAGGTATCGCGGAACCCTACTAAACCACCAAAGGCAGCCGCATTTCGGCGCGCAGGCCGCCTTGCGTGCGGTTGGCCAGACGCAGTTCTCCGCCATGTTCGGCGAGGATTGCGCGGGTCAGCGTGAGGCCGAGCCCGGCGCCGCCGGTCCCGCGATTGCGGCTCGCCTCGCCCCGCCGGAACGGTTCGAGCATCGCGGCCATGTCTGCGGGTGGGATGCCTGGCCCTTCGTCCTCCACCGCGATCACCGCCGCAGCGCCCTCGCGGGTGAGCGAGACCTGCGCGGTGCCGCCGTAGCGCAGCGCATTCTCGATCAGGTTGCGCAGCGCGCGGCGCAGCCAGGTGACCTGCACCGGGGCGACGATCCGATCGGTGTGCGCGATGGCGACGGGCCGGTCCATATCCTCGAATTCCTCGACCACGCTTTCGACCAGCGCGGCAAGCTGGGTCGCCTCCGGAGGGTCTTTCGCGCGCCCGATGCGCGCGAGCGAGAGGATATCGTCGAGCGAGCGGCGCAGATCCTCGATCACTTCGGCCATGCGCGCGCGCTGGGTCTCGTCCGCAACCGATTCGATCCGCACGCGCAGCGCCGCGAGCGGCGTCTTGAGGTCGTGCCCGATCGCGCCGAGCATCACGTCCTTCTCGTCCAGCAGCGCGGCGATCCGGTGTTCGAGCAGGTTGTGCGCCGCGATCAGGCGGCTGACATCCTCCGGTCCACGTTCGGGGAGCGGTTCGCGCGCCTCGTGCGTGCGGGCGAAGCTTTCGACGCGCTCGGTCAGGCGGGCGAGCGGCTGGGTGATCCGGCGCAGCACCAGGTAGGTCGCGGCCAGCAGCACCAGGAACAGCAGCACGGTCTGCGCCGCGATCAGCCACAGCACGCCCGCTTCCAGCGGGGGGCGCAGTGCGCGGGCCACGATCCAGCGGGTCTCGCCCGGCAAGCGCAGCGCGGCGACCATCACCTCGCGCTGGTCGAGGCCATCGCTCCAGCGGGCGCGGAAGCGCGGAAAGTCCTGCGCCACCGATGCGATCAGCGGATCGTCCGCCACCGGGCGCATCGCGACCACGAGCTCCTCCGCAGCGACGCCTTGCCGTGCCAGTATCTCGCGCAACTGCGCCTCCTCGTCCGGTGCGCGCAGCTCGCCGGGAAGGAGTGGCGAAGCATCGGCAATCACGCCGGAGAGGCGCGGGGGAAGGCCGCGTCGTCGCTCACCGCTGCCGCGACTTATCTCGAGTCGCGCGTCAGGCTCTGCGCGGCGCAGCGCGCGGCGGATGTCGCGCGGCGAATCGGTATCGCGGTTGACCATCCGCAGCAGGTGGAACGCGGCGGCATTGACGGTCGCCGCATCGCGCCGGTCCTGTGCCGCGCGGTACAGCAGCAGGCCCGAAACCGCCTGCCCGATCAGCAGGGTGACCGCGATCGCGAGCAGGCTCTGGCCCAGCAGGCTTTTCGGGAAGAAGCGCGCCAATGGTTTCAGCCCGGCACCCGGGTGACATCGGCGGCGAAGCGATAGCCTCCGCCGCGCACGGTCTGGATGAAATGCGGGTTCTTGCTGTCGTCCTCGATCTTGCGGCGCAGGCGCGAAACCTGGTTGTCGACCGCTCGATCGAACAGGTGCGCCTCGCGCCCCTGCACCATGTCGAGCAGGCGATCACGGTCGAGCACCGCGCGCGGGTGGTCGAGGAAGGCGCGCAGCATGCGGAATTCTGCGGTCGAGATCGGGATCACCGCGCCCTCGGGATCGGTCAGCCGCTGCTTGAGCGGATCGAGCCGCCAGCCTTCGAAGAGGTAATGCGCGTCCTCGCTCTCGTCACCGGCAGCGGCGCGGCCCGCGCGGCGCAGGACCGAGCGGATGCGCGCGACCAGCTCGCGCGGCTCGAAAGGCTTGGTCACGTAATCGTCCGCGCCGATTTCCAGCCCGACGATCCGGTCGGTCGCCTCGCCCATCGCGGTCAGCAGGATGGTGGGGAGGTTCTGCGTTTCGATCAGGTGGCGGGTCAGCGAGAGGCCGTCCTCGCCCGGCATCATGATGTCGACTAGCGCGAGGTCGGCCTTCTTCTCGCGCAAAATGCTGCGCGCGCTCGCCGCGCTGTCCGCCTCCAGCACCACGAACCCCTGACCGACGAGGTAGTCGACCAAGGGTTCGCGCAAGGTGCGCTCGTCGTCGACGAGCAGGATGGTGACGGCCGTGTCGGCTGCGTGCGCGGCCATCGTCATAGGGTTACTGGCCCGCACGCTCGGCGCGGCGCGCTTCGCGGCGCTCGGCCATCTGGGCGCGCATCGCTTCGTGAGCGGCCTTGCGTTCGGCCTGGGTCACGGTGCCGTCGCTGTTCGCATCGGCGCGGTCGAACCGGGCCAG
This genomic window contains:
- a CDS encoding ATP-binding protein, coding for MARFFPKSLLGQSLLAIAVTLLIGQAVSGLLLYRAAQDRRDAATVNAAAFHLLRMVNRDTDSPRDIRRALRRAEPDARLEISRGSGERRRGLPPRLSGVIADASPLLPGELRAPDEEAQLREILARQGVAAEELVVAMRPVADDPLIASVAQDFPRFRARWSDGLDQREVMVAALRLPGETRWIVARALRPPLEAGVLWLIAAQTVLLFLVLLAATYLVLRRITQPLARLTERVESFARTHEAREPLPERGPEDVSRLIAAHNLLEHRIAALLDEKDVMLGAIGHDLKTPLAALRVRIESVADETQRARMAEVIEDLRRSLDDILSLARIGRAKDPPEATQLAALVESVVEEFEDMDRPVAIAHTDRIVAPVQVTWLRRALRNLIENALRYGGTAQVSLTREGAAAVIAVEDEGPGIPPADMAAMLEPFRRGEASRNRGTGGAGLGLTLTRAILAEHGGELRLANRTQGGLRAEMRLPLVV
- a CDS encoding response regulator, coding for MTMAAHAADTAVTILLVDDERTLREPLVDYLVGQGFVVLEADSAASARSILREKKADLALVDIMMPGEDGLSLTRHLIETQNLPTILLTAMGEATDRIVGLEIGADDYVTKPFEPRELVARIRSVLRRAGRAAAGDESEDAHYLFEGWRLDPLKQRLTDPEGAVIPISTAEFRMLRAFLDHPRAVLDRDRLLDMVQGREAHLFDRAVDNQVSRLRRKIEDDSKNPHFIQTVRGGGYRFAADVTRVPG